Part of the Candidatus Sulfotelmatobacter sp. genome is shown below.
TTCGGCGCGACGGAAGTGAGCGCCAGGCGCCCGGCGAGAATCGCGCTTGCTTTCCCTCTCCCATTGCCGCATCTTTGCGCCCGTCCGCGCCCGGGCACCGACCGAAGGTTGGTCGGGCGCGCGTCGTTAGGGGTGGCCGGAGAAATCCCGGCCTGAGAGCACACCCTTCGAACCTGAACTGGTTGATACCAGCGTAGGGAAACGGCGAAGACAAGCGAGCTCTCCGGTTGCCTTCCAGCCGTCCCTCACGCGGGCGGCTTTTTCGTTTCGCCGCGCGCGGCCACACGCCGCGCGACGTCGCGAGACCTCGATCCGCCCGCAGGGGATGCGCGCATGTTCAGCCACAGTCCACTCGACTGGGGACTGGTCGCACTCTATTTCGCGTTTCTGGCGGCGGTCTGGCTGCGCCTGTTCGGCACCAGCAAGACGCCGCTCGAGTATCTGCTCGCGGGCCGCCGCGTCACGCTGCCGGCGTTCGTGGCCACGCTGGTCGTCACCTGGTACGGTGGCATCCTCGGCGTCGGCGAGTATTCGTACCGCTACGGGCTCGCCAACTGGGTGGTATTCGGCGTGCCCTACTACATCGGCGCGTTGCTGTTCGCGCTGTTGTTCGCGCGCCGGGCGCGCGAGGCCGCGCTGACCACCCTGCCCGATCTGCTGCTCAAGAGCTATGGGCGCGGCCCGGCCCTGATCGGCGCGACCGCCGTGTTCATCATCTCGGCGCCGGCCGCCTATGTGTTGATGCTCGGCACCTTGTTCGCCGCGATGTTCGGGCTGCCCCTGGTGCCGTGCATCGTCGCCTCGTCGCTGCTCTCGGTCTTCTACATCCATCGCGGCGGCCTGCGAAGCGTGGTCTTCACCGACCAGGTGCAGTTCGTGCTGATGTACCTCGGCTTCATCATCCTGCTCGCGGTGCTGGTGGCGAAGCAGGGCGGCCTGCCATTCCTCGAGCAGCGCCTGCCGCCCGAGCTGTTCACCTGGCGCGGGGGCAATCCCCCCGGCGCGATCCTGGTCTGGTACTTCATCGCGCTCTCGGCGCTGGTGGATCCGGGCTTCTGGCAGCGCGCCTACGCCGCGCGCGATCCCGAGATCGCGAAGCAGGGCGTGCTGTGGTCGATCGTATGCTGGGCGATCTTCGACTTCCTCACCACCGCATGCGGGATGTACGCGCGCGCCCTGCTGCCGAATCTGGCGCAGCCGGTCTATGCGTTTCCCGAGATCGCCAACCTCACGCTGCCGCCGTTCGCGCTCGGCCTCTTCTACCTGGCGATGATCGCCACGGTGATGAGCACCATCGATTCCTACGGCTTCATCGCCGCCACCACCATTGGCCGCGACGTGATCTGGCGGTTGCAGCGCGGTGCGGACGAGGCGAAGGCGGTTTCGTATTCGAGATGGGGGCTGTGGATCGCGGCACTGTTCGCCACCGTGCTGGCGATCGCCAGGCAGAGCGTCATCGACCTGTGGCACGACCTGGGCTCGATCACCACGCCGGCGCTGCTGCTCCCGGTCGGCACTGCGCTGCTCGGGCGCGGCCGTCTTGGCCACCACTGGACCACCGCCGCCATGGCGATTCCATTCTTGGTCTCATTCGGCTGGATCGTGGCCCGCATGCTTGACGTACGCGGGCGCAATCCCTTTTCCATCGAACCCATCTACGCCGGGCTCGGCGCCTCGCTGCTGATCTATGCGGCGGGCCACGCGCTCCAGCGAGGAGACCACTCGTGAATTTCGGTGCGCGCTACTGCGTCGCCCTGTTCGCGGCAACACTGCTCATCCCGACGCCCGCCAACGCCGCCGCACCCGCCGACTCGGCCGCCGCCGACACCTTTTCCCGCGTGGTGACGTTGCCGGTGACCGAGGTGAGCACCACGCGATTCACCTCGACTTCGCCAATCGCCAGAACCACCCTGGATCGCAGGGAGGTTCTGTCGCGCACCTGGGGCCAGGACACGCCCATGGCGATCGCCTCGATGCCCGACGCCTACGCCTACTCCGACGCGGGAAACGGAGTGGGCTACTCGTATCTCTCGATCCGCGGATTTCCGCAGCGGCGAATCAGCGTGTTGATCGACGGCGTGCCGCTCAACGACCCCGAGTCGCACGAGGTTTACTGGATCGATCATCCCGACCTGCTGGCCTCGACCGCCGAGGTCACCATGCAGCGCGGCGTCGGCGCGGCGCTCTACGGCGCGGCGGCGGTGGGCGGTAGCGTCAACCTGACGACCTCCCCGTTCACGCATGCTCCCGAGCAGCGCCTCACCGTGGACTACGGCTCGTTCGAGACCAAGCGCCTCACCTTCGAGGGCAACTCCGGCGATCTCGACGGCGGCTGGAACCTCTACGGGCGATACTCGCGCATCAGCAGCTTCGGCTACCGCGATCAATCGTGGTCGAAGCTGTGGTCGTATCTGCTGGCGGCGAGAAAGCTGGTGGGCCGCCAATCCTTCCAGGTGAACCTGTTCGGCGGGCCGGAAGAGACTCACCTGGCCTACTACGGTCTGTCGCCCGAGGCCATGGCCGAGGACCGGCGTTTCAATCCGCTCACCTTCCCCGACGAGCGCGATCATTTCTTCGAGCCGCACTACGTCCTGCTGCACAACTGGGCGCCGAGCGAGCGCCTTTCGATCAGCAACACCGTCTTCTATTTCGACGGCAAGGGCTACTACGATGAGCAGCGCTTCGAGGAGCCCCTGGCCAGCTATCGCCTGGCGAGCTGGACCACGACCGACTCGACGCTGGCGCCGCGCGACTACTATCAGCAGGACGCCAGCGGCGCGCTCACCCAGGACGTCAACGGCAAGTTCACCATCATCAGCACCGACGTGGTGCGCCGGCGCACGATCGTGGATCAGCACTACGGCTGGCTGCCCAGGGCCTCGTGGCAGCAGCCCCACGGCACGCTGATCGTGGGCGGCGAGATGCGCTGGCACGACGGACATCACTACGGCGCGATTCAGAGCGGCTCGAACTTGCCGCCCGGGACGGGGCCCAACCCGCTCTACTACGACTTCCATCCGCGCACGTTTTCGGGCGGGATCTTCGCGCGCGAGGAATGGAATCCGTCGGCCGCGTTCAGCGTCACCGCCGACGCGGCCTGGCGGTACCAGTCCTACGACATGCGCGGCGACAACTTCGACGGCGTCAACTTCATCCAGAGCTATGATTTCTTCCTGCCGCGCCTGGGGCTGGCCTGGCAGCCGGGCAAACGCGCGGTCGCCCTGTTCGCGTCGTGGGCGCAGACCTCGCGCGAGCCCGCGCTCCAGAATCTCTACGATGGAGAGGACTATCCGAGCGCGCCGCTGTTCGCGCACCAGGATCCCGCCACCCATACCTGGACCGACCCGCTGATCCGCCCGGAGCGCGTCAACGACTTCGAGGCTGGCGCGGCCTGGTCGGGCGGCTCTTCACGGGCGCCCGGCGGCGCCAGCGGCCCGGCGGCCGCGCTCACCGTGAATCTCTTCCGCATGGACTTCCGCGACGAGCTGGTGGACGCCGGTCAGTTCAACACCGATCTCGGAGTGCCGGAGGTGGCCAATGCCGCGCGCTCGCTGCACGAAGGGGTGGAGCTGGCGGGAATGGCGGCGCGCTCGCTCGGCCGGACGTCGCGCGCGGTGCTCAACGGCAACGCCACCTTCAGTGACAACCATTTCATCGATTACGTGGAGTATGACGATCT
Proteins encoded:
- a CDS encoding sodium:solute symporter family protein gives rise to the protein MFSHSPLDWGLVALYFAFLAAVWLRLFGTSKTPLEYLLAGRRVTLPAFVATLVVTWYGGILGVGEYSYRYGLANWVVFGVPYYIGALLFALLFARRAREAALTTLPDLLLKSYGRGPALIGATAVFIISAPAAYVLMLGTLFAAMFGLPLVPCIVASSLLSVFYIHRGGLRSVVFTDQVQFVLMYLGFIILLAVLVAKQGGLPFLEQRLPPELFTWRGGNPPGAILVWYFIALSALVDPGFWQRAYAARDPEIAKQGVLWSIVCWAIFDFLTTACGMYARALLPNLAQPVYAFPEIANLTLPPFALGLFYLAMIATVMSTIDSYGFIAATTIGRDVIWRLQRGADEAKAVSYSRWGLWIAALFATVLAIARQSVIDLWHDLGSITTPALLLPVGTALLGRGRLGHHWTTAAMAIPFLVSFGWIVARMLDVRGRNPFSIEPIYAGLGASLLIYAAGHALQRGDHS
- a CDS encoding TonB-dependent receptor is translated as MNFGARYCVALFAATLLIPTPANAAAPADSAAADTFSRVVTLPVTEVSTTRFTSTSPIARTTLDRREVLSRTWGQDTPMAIASMPDAYAYSDAGNGVGYSYLSIRGFPQRRISVLIDGVPLNDPESHEVYWIDHPDLLASTAEVTMQRGVGAALYGAAAVGGSVNLTTSPFTHAPEQRLTVDYGSFETKRLTFEGNSGDLDGGWNLYGRYSRISSFGYRDQSWSKLWSYLLAARKLVGRQSFQVNLFGGPEETHLAYYGLSPEAMAEDRRFNPLTFPDERDHFFEPHYVLLHNWAPSERLSISNTVFYFDGKGYYDEQRFEEPLASYRLASWTTTDSTLAPRDYYQQDASGALTQDVNGKFTIISTDVVRRRTIVDQHYGWLPRASWQQPHGTLIVGGEMRWHDGHHYGAIQSGSNLPPGTGPNPLYYDFHPRTFSGGIFAREEWNPSAAFSVTADAAWRYQSYDMRGDNFDGVNFIQSYDFFLPRLGLAWQPGKRAVALFASWAQTSREPALQNLYDGEDYPSAPLFAHQDPATHTWTDPLIRPERVNDFEAGAAWSGGSSRAPGGASGPAAALTVNLFRMDFRDELVDAGQFNTDLGVPEVANAARSLHEGVELAGMAARSLGRTSRAVLNGNATFSDNHFIDYVEYDDLGNPSTFNGNTIGLFPDLLVNLELRVESTRGWLAAATHSAGRMYMDNSQENSRSIDPHTVLDLSGGTGFRLGASRLDLTVRLLNATNLFYDASGYGYTYLGVRYAEYIPAATRNYMAQVSMRF